The segment CCCTTCGAAGGTGTTCTCGTGTGGCATGAGCTCATCCCCATCGGCTATTCTCATTCTGGCGATGAACCCAAGCCTGGCGATCTTCCGTCCGCCATGCGGGAACTCCTGGCGATATATATATATCGCCGGCCGATCATCCTGCCTCAAAACTCCTTCCCTCAACCATCTGCGGAACCTCTCCGCCGCTTTGGGATAATCGGGCTCGAGCAGCAGGTAGACCATGTTATATGGGTTTAAGCTTTTATAAAACTCCTTCTCTCGATCCGAGATCACATCATACGGCGGGGTAACCACCTCCTCGATCCTCACCCGTGACGTGTCATAAAGCACGCCTCTGAACGGCCTGATCTCCAGCATATCAGCATATCTCCTCCGGCGAGAAGATCACCTCCAACTCCCTTTCGGCGCTTCGGGGCGAATCGGATGCATGAACGACATTTTCCCTGGTGTCAAGCGAGAAATCACCCCGAATCGTTCCGGGTTTGGCCTCAGTTGGGCTTGTGGCACCGATCATCGTCCTGGCGATCGAGATCGCCGATTCGCCCTCTATCGCCATGGCGACGATCGGCCCTGAGGTCATAAACCGGATCAATCCCTCAAAGAATTCCCTCCCTCGATGGGGTTCATAAAGTTCTTCGGCCTTCTGGCGTGAAAGCTTGAGCATCTTCAATCCGACGATCCTAAATCCTTTGCGTTCGAACCTGGATATCACCTCACCAACCAGACCGCGTCTGACGCCGTCCGGTTTCACCAGTATCAGCGTTCTCTCGATCACCCTTCCACCTCGTCCAGAGCCCTTTTTATCCTGTCAAGCCCCTCTTCGATCGTCTCCTCCGAAGTGGCGAAGGAGAGCCTGACGCATCCATCGTCGCCGAAAGCCATTCCGGGCACAAGGGCCACATTGGCCGACTCGAGCATCGCATCGGCGAAATCGAGCGATCCGTTTATGATCTTACCATTCAATCTCTTCCCGAAATAGAACGAGACGTTCGGGAAGACATAAAAGGCGCCTTGGGGTCTGACATAGCTGATCCCCTCTATCTCATCCAGCTTCGAGCAGATCAGATCACGCCGTTTTTCGAAAACCTTTCGCATCCTCTCAACCTCGTCCTGGTCCCCTCCCAACGCCGCCAGAGCAGCCGCCTGCGAGATAGAGGTTGGGTTAGAGGTGCTGTGGCTTTGTATTCTGCTCATGGCGCTGATCACCTCTTCAGGACCGGCGGCATATCCTATCCTCCAGCCGGTCATAGCGTACGACTTGGAGACACCGTTCACGAGGATCGTCCGTTCTTTGAAGGTCTCATCCAGAGCTGCCACGCTTACGTGCTTTAACCCATCATATATCAGCTTTTCATAGATCTCATCTGATATAATGTAAAAATCGGCTTCGACCGCCAGCTCGCTGATTCCCCTCAGGAGCTCTTCCGGATAAACGGTTCCGGTCGGGTTAGCAGGTGAGTTGAGAATGATGGCCTTGGTTTTCGAGGAGATCCTCTTACGCACATCATCCGGAATCATGCAATATCCGGTTTGAGACGATGTTTGGACGATCACGGGGGTTCCGCCTGCCAATCTTACCATCTCCGGGTAGCTTACCCAGTATGGCGCGCCGATTATGACCTCGTCGCCGGGATCGCATATGGCCATGAGGATGTTGTAGATCGAGTGTTTGGCACCACAGGAGATGATCACCTGGGAGGGCGAATAATCGAGTCCGTTCTCACGCCTGAGCTTTTCGACCACAGCCTCTTTGAGCTCGTTGATTCCGGAGCTAGGGGTATATTTCGTGAATCCCGATCTTATCGACTCGATCGCCGCCTCCTTTATCGGGAGGGGGGTGTCGAAATCCGGTTCTCCGGCGCCGAAACTGATAACGTCTATCCCTGCCTTTCTCATCTCGGCCGCTTTGGCGCTTACGGCCAGAGTGGCCGACGGCTTAACCTGCTTGGCTCTATTAGATATCCCTCTTATGGCAAACCTCCACGGGGAAGATTACTCGTGATGATAGGTTTAGTATATCACAAAGGTCATCTATCGTCAAAAACTCTTGAAATGCGCCGAGAGATCTGATAATCTTATTCGGCACTTAAAGCACGAAATGGAGGATGTGCTTTGCCGTTTAGGTTCGCCCAACCCTCTCTCCTGTGGCTTATCATACCCACCCTGATAATCGGCATTGGCATAGGAGTTCGGGATCTGTTCCGGCTGAGGAGAGTCAGATGCGTTGTCCCGATCTCGATCAGGTTGCGGATCTTGAAGCTCTCCCTGCTTATCTGCTCGCTCCTGTTGATCATATTATCCCTGGCTAGACCGCAATACGGCCTCAAATCGGGGATCGTTGAGGTTCCATCGATGGAGCTTATCATCGGCTTAGATGTTTCGGCCAGCATGTCCAGTGAGGATGTTCAACCTGATAGGTTCAGCAGGGCGAAGGAGGAGGCTTTCTCACTGCTGAGGAGGATTTCCGGCGATCGGGTTGGTGTCATACTGTTTGCGGGCCGGGCTTTCCCCATCTGTCCCGTAACTGAGGATCTGGAGGCGGCGCGATTAGCTGTAGATTCCGCCCATATAGATATGGTCCCAGCGCCCGGCACGAAGTTTACCCCGCTCATCGAGGAATCCATCAGCTCGTTCTCCCCTGAGAGGGATACCCCCAAATGTCTGGTGATTATAAGCGATGGAGAGGCTCATGAGGAGATAGATGAGATCCTGAAAGCCGCTCGAAAAGCCCGCGATGAGGGTATCAGGATATTTTGCATCGGAATCGGAACCGTCCAAGGGGCGGTTCTCCCCGAAAAAGGGGTCATCTCCAAGCTCAACACAAGAGTGTTGGAGGGAGTATCCAAAGCTACAGGGGGTATCTGGGCGACAACGGTCGAAGACATCTGGCCTCAGATCGCATCGATCGGTAGAGGAAGGGCTAAAAGGAGGGTTATCAGATATGCGGAGAGATTCCAGTATGCTGCCCTGCCGGCGTTTATCCTTTTAGCGGTGGAGGTACTGTTATGACCAGATACAGGGCCATACTCATCGGTTCGATCCTCATATTTCTCAACGCCTTCTGGATGATGCATGCGTCCATATGGAACGCCGGATATCCCACCACGGTCTCGTTCTTTTACAACGTGATATTCATCCTTTTCCTCATCACCATGTTGAACCTCGCTGTGCGGCATTTAAAAACGGATTTTTCCCTCAACCGGAGTGAGCTTCTGCTGATATACGTGATGCTCTCAGTTGCATCGGCGGTGGGCGGGTTGGATATGCTTCAGATACTCATCCCACTTATAAGCGGGGTTTTCCTGCTGGCCACGCCTGAAAACGAGTGGATGTCCCTTTTCGGGAAATATATCAAGGACTGGATGGTGGTAAGGGATAAGGAGATCCTGCTTCTCTACTCACAGGGTGAATCCACCCTTTACCTGCGCAGACACATAATGGCTTGGGTGAAACCCATAGCCGCTTGGGGTTCGCTCGTCGTGGCGCTGATCATCGTCATGGCCTGTATAAGCGTGATCCTCAGGAGGAGATGGACCGAGCAGGAGAAACTGAGCTATCCGATCATACAGCTCCCGCTGGAGATGAGCCACTCGGGTTTCTGGAGGAACAGATTGATGTGGCTGGGGTTTGCGCTCGCCGGCGGGATGGACGTGATAAACGGATTACATTTTCTCTACCCCTCGGTGCCGGGCATAGGTGGGAAACTTTACGACATCGCCCCATTCTTCACCGAAAAGCCGTGGAACGCCATCGGATGGACGCCGGTGGCCCTCTTCCCATACGCCATCGGCATGGCCTTCTTCATTCCGCTTGATCTGTCCTTTTCATGTTGGTTTTTCTACATCTTCTGGAAGATCGAACGGATAGCCGCTGCCTCCATGGGATTCAGAAATCTACCCGGGTTTCCGTATCTGGATCAGCAGGCATCAGGGGCTTATCTCGGCCTATTCGTCGTGGCGATGTGGGGCAGCAGGCGATATCTGGGCGAGGTGATAAGGAGGGTAATCCACGGAGAGAGGGAAAAACAGGGGGAACCGGTCAGTTACAGGGTCGCCTTCATCCTTGGCGGTATCGCATTTACCTATATACTGCTCTTCTGCCTCAGGGCGGGGATGAGCCTTTGGGTGGCGGTGATTTTCTTCATCCTGTATTTTGCCCTATCGACGGCGATAACCCGCATGAGGGCTGAGCTGGGATCACCCGTCCATGATCTGCACTTTTCAGGGCCGGACATGATACTGACGACCGCTCTCCCCACCCGATCCTTCAGCCCGTACGATCTGACGACCATCTCCTTCTTCCATTTCTTCAACAGGGCGTATCGAGGCCATCCGATGCCCCATCAGCTTGAAGGGTTTAAACTCGCAGAGAGATCCGGCATGAACGTGCGGAGGTTATTCCTGGCCATCATCATCGCCGGGACTTTGGGTTTCTTCGCCTCAGCATGGGGATATCTGGATGCGGCGTACAGATACGGCGGCAAGACGGGATATGCCTGGAGGGCCTTCAGCAGGCTTGAAAGCTGGCTTACAGCGCCTCGTCCGGCCGATATCCCGGCTACGGCTGCCATCTTTGTGGGATTCGGATCGACGCTGCTGCTGTATTGGATGAGAATGCGCTTCTTCTGGTTCCCGTTCCATCCTGCCGGATTCGCCGTCTCGAATAGCTGGTCCATAAACCTATTCTGGTTTTCGATCTTCGTCAGCTGGCTGATAAAATACCTGATACTTAAGCATGGGGGGATCAAAACCCATAGGAAGCTGATCCCGTTTTTCCTGGGATTAATCTTGGGTGAGTTCGTCGTAGGGGGATTCTGGACTCTCAGGGGAGTGCTTTTCAAAACACCCACGTATAAGTTCCTGTTTTAACGACCTTGATCCGATCCTTTGCCCCCTTCCCCGCGGGGAAGGGGGTGAGAGAAGTCAAGCTTTAACGCGCTCCGCCGCCCGATATCGATGTGATCTGCTTTATATCCTCCAGCGAAAGGCTCATCCTACCGCGCGCCACACCTCTTTCGTCCGTTCCCGATTTGGATATGGCCATGCTATATCTTTCGGGAACGTTTTGAATCAGCATATACGTGGCAGCGGCATTCGGTTGAGAAGCTGAGATGGATTTCAGGATAGACTTGATTATCCCCAGCGGCGAGATGAGCACCACGGTTGTCGGTTTCGGTAGTAGCTCTCCGGTAGTCCCGTAAAATCCATCCATATCCGCGGCCGAACTTCCCCCTTCCATGGCGTCTAAGACGTCGTGGATCGGATTTGAGGAGATCGATCCGGCGATTATAAGCCTATCACCTTTGGTGGCGTATAAGATCTTGATCTCCGGAGGAAGTTGAATCCCTCCGCCTTGAGGCGCTGTTTCGGGAGTGACCTTATATTTTACCTTCAGCGATTTTATCTCCACCCCCTTATACAGTTCCGTCTCGCCCTGCTCGACCGATTCGACCTCGAAAGGTATCCGTTGTCCGGGCAACATCCCGTTTAACTTCCTGATCAACCTCGGCGAGGAATCGAGATACCTCCTCACCTTTTCGGGGTCCACAACTTTGAAAACCTGTATCCCTTCATAGAAGGGAGGACCGGAGATGTTGAGGGCAAATGAGATCATATCGCCCACGCCGGCCCAGAAATCACTCACGAGCCTTTCCGTCTCCTTGTCCACCTGGATTTGATCCTTCATCTTCTCACGCGTGAGCATAAATATCCCCTTTAGATCTCCCACCCCGCATACCTGGTAAGGCGGCAGATTCGAGAATTCATCGAGTTTGACGGGTTTCCCCCCGCTGAGGTCCGCCAACTCCGATCCGGATTTGAATCTGACGGCGCTGTCTATCCTCACCTTCACCCCTTCTATTTCGACGTTTATCCCCAGAAGCTGGATCTGACCCATCATATCCGCCGCCATTCTGCTTTGTGCTCTTAACAGGGATACGGCGGGGTTCGATTCGCCCGATCGTTCGATCTGATGGGGAAGCTGCTCTATGAGAGCACCATATATGCCCATTATATCGGCCACCTTTATGAAAGCGGCAACGTCATCATCCATGCTCAGCGATAAGGATTGATATTCGGCGTTCTCCAGGATGGGTTTTGATCTATGGCTGTAAAGATCTATCGCTGCCCTCAGTCCCTCGAAGTCATTGCTGAAGGCGAAGATGTTATGCAATATCGTGTAACACCCCTCGCTGGACCTGTAGTATTTGGCCCCGGAGTAGATATCGGCCTGTGGATTAGGGATCAAAGCGGCCAGTGATGCCTCGAGCTTGGCCCTATCCGCTACGCCTATCAGAACGAAGAACTCCTTCAGATCAGGTGTCGTGAAGACAACGGCGAAATCGCCTTTCACGTCAAATCCGAGCTTCTCCAGATCTGAGACGTTTTGATATTTTCCGCCGAAGGATCTCCTGAGCAATGCCGCCAGAGGATCACCGCCCGGCTCCGTCCCCATCGGCGTCATCTGGGAGACCAGCTCCTTCAGGTTATCGCTCAACCCTCTGAGCGACTTAACCCTCACAAACCCCACCGATGAGTCCGGGATAAGCTGAAGAACGCTCCCGCCTGAAAGCATCGAGAAACTGATAAGGGTTGATATGATCAGGAGATACAATTTGATTCTTCTCATCCCTTACCCCCTGAGAGTTTAAAATTGACTGATCCTTTAGACGATCTCCCGCCGCAGTTAGTTTACCTCGCATGGAATACACTTTCCTTCAGTTTTAAACTGTGTTATAATTCAGGATCAAATCGGATGAGGAGGTTTATCATGGGTGAACCTCTCAGATTTGGGGTGATAGGTTTAGGCGTCGGGATGTCCAGGGCGAGAATGGTTATGGAAGCAAAGGAAGCCGAGCTGGTCGCCGTCTCCGACCTTATCGAAGAGAGAAGGCAAAAGGCGGCGGAGAGCTTCGGCTGTGACACATATGAAAACTACCATGAGATGCTTGAGAGAGATGATATAGACGTCGTTATGGTGATGACGCCCAGCGGGCTTCATGGCAAAATCGGTATGGATGTCGCCAAGGCCGGCAAGCATGTGATAACCACTAAACCCATGGATATCACCCTTGAGGCGTGCGATGCACTGATAGAGACCTGCGAAAAGGAAAACGTCAAACTGATGGTCGACTTCGGCGAAAGATATAACGGATGGAATCGAAAGATCAAAAAGGCGATCGAGATAGGGGCTATCGGCGACCCGATACTAATCGAGGTCAGAATGAAATGGTGGCGATCGGAGGAGTATTATGAGGGATGGCACGGAACCTGGGAGCTGGACGGTGGAGGATCCATAATGAACCAGGGAGTTCACCAGATAGATCTCATGCAATGGTTCATGGGGCCGGTCGATTCGGTATGCGGACATTACGGCGTATACGGACATAAGAACTGTGAGACCGAAGATCTCACCGCTGCCCTCGTTAAGTTCAAAAACGGAGCGGTGGGAACGATTCTCACCACGACCACCTGCCCGAAAGGGAAAACGACCATGATCGAGATACATGGGCTGAAGGGGGTTATA is part of the Candidatus Poribacteria bacterium genome and harbors:
- a CDS encoding DUF1015 family protein, which gives rise to MLEIRPFRGVLYDTSRVRIEEVVTPPYDVISDREKEFYKSLNPYNMVYLLLEPDYPKAAERFRRWLREGVLRQDDRPAIYIYRQEFPHGGRKIARLGFIARMRIADGDELMPHENTFEG
- the ndk gene encoding nucleoside-diphosphate kinase, with amino-acid sequence MIERTLILVKPDGVRRGLVGEVISRFERKGFRIVGLKMLKLSRQKAEELYEPHRGREFFEGLIRFMTSGPIVAMAIEGESAISIARTMIGATSPTEAKPGTIRGDFSLDTRENVVHASDSPRSAERELEVIFSPEEIC
- a CDS encoding pyridoxal phosphate-dependent aminotransferase, with the protein product MRKAGIDVISFGAGEPDFDTPLPIKEAAIESIRSGFTKYTPSSGINELKEAVVEKLRRENGLDYSPSQVIISCGAKHSIYNILMAICDPGDEVIIGAPYWVSYPEMVRLAGGTPVIVQTSSQTGYCMIPDDVRKRISSKTKAIILNSPANPTGTVYPEELLRGISELAVEADFYIISDEIYEKLIYDGLKHVSVAALDETFKERTILVNGVSKSYAMTGWRIGYAAGPEEVISAMSRIQSHSTSNPTSISQAAALAALGGDQDEVERMRKVFEKRRDLICSKLDEIEGISYVRPQGAFYVFPNVSFYFGKRLNGKIINGSLDFADAMLESANVALVPGMAFGDDGCVRLSFATSEETIEEGLDRIKRALDEVEG
- a CDS encoding VWA domain-containing protein, which translates into the protein MPFRFAQPSLLWLIIPTLIIGIGIGVRDLFRLRRVRCVVPISIRLRILKLSLLICSLLLIILSLARPQYGLKSGIVEVPSMELIIGLDVSASMSSEDVQPDRFSRAKEEAFSLLRRISGDRVGVILFAGRAFPICPVTEDLEAARLAVDSAHIDMVPAPGTKFTPLIEESISSFSPERDTPKCLVIISDGEAHEEIDEILKAARKARDEGIRIFCIGIGTVQGAVLPEKGVISKLNTRVLEGVSKATGGIWATTVEDIWPQIASIGRGRAKRRVIRYAERFQYAALPAFILLAVEVLL
- a CDS encoding Gfo/Idh/MocA family oxidoreductase — translated: MGEPLRFGVIGLGVGMSRARMVMEAKEAELVAVSDLIEERRQKAAESFGCDTYENYHEMLERDDIDVVMVMTPSGLHGKIGMDVAKAGKHVITTKPMDITLEACDALIETCEKENVKLMVDFGERYNGWNRKIKKAIEIGAIGDPILIEVRMKWWRSEEYYEGWHGTWELDGGGSIMNQGVHQIDLMQWFMGPVDSVCGHYGVYGHKNCETEDLTAALVKFKNGAVGTILTTTTCPKGKTTMIEIHGLKGVIGKGPQVWEFVGEEPQIEIEPHPKNIVEDAIQVIKYGAQPAVDGYEGRKSVEIILAIYKSSREERWVKLPLK